Proteins encoded in a region of the Sugiyamaella lignohabitans strain CBS 10342 chromosome B, complete sequence genome:
- the FBP1 gene encoding fructose 1,6-bisphosphate 1-phosphatase (Fructose-1,6-bisphosphatase; key regulatory enzyme in the gluconeogenesis pathway, required for glucose metabolism; undergoes either proteasome-mediated or autophagy-mediated degradation depending on growth conditions; glucose starvation results in redistribution to the periplasm; interacts with Vid30p; GO_component: GO:0005829 - cytosol [Evidence IDA] [PMID 12686616]; GO_component: GO:0005829 - cytosol [Evidence IDA] [PMID 196563]; GO_component: GO:0042597 - periplasmic space [Evidence IDA] [PMID 22833678]; GO_function: GO:0003824 - catalytic activity [Evidence IEA]; GO_function: GO:0042132 - fructose 1,6-bisphosphate 1-phosphatase activity [Evidence IEA,IEA]; GO_function: GO:0042132 - fructose 1,6-bisphosphate 1-phosphatase activity [Evidence IMP] [PMID 2841162]; GO_function: GO:0042132 - fructose 1,6-bisphosphate 1-phosphatase activity [Evidence IDA] [PMID 6304022]; GO_function: GO:0016787 - hydrolase activity [Evidence IEA]; GO_function: GO:0046872 - metal ion binding [Evidence IEA]; GO_function: GO:0042578 - phosphoric ester hydrolase activity [Evidence IEA]; GO_process: GO:0005975 - carbohydrate metabolic process [Evidence IEA,IEA]; GO_process: GO:0016311 - dephosphorylation [Evidence IEA,IEA]; GO_process: GO:0006094 - gluconeogenesis [Evidence IEA]; GO_process: GO:0006094 - gluconeogenesis [Evidence IMP] [PMID 6321183]; GO_process: GO:0008152 - metabolic process [Evidence IEA]; GO_process: GO:0072593 - reactive oxygen species metabolic process [Evidence IMP] [PMID 16199065]) produces MASATSTHANADVETDIVTLTRFILQSQAAAANASGDFTLLLNSLQFAFKFIAHNIRRATLVNLIGLSGTANSTGDDQKKLDVIGDDIFINAMKASGKVKVLVSEEQDDLIVFNGGGRYAVVCDPIDGSSNLDAGVSVGTIFGVYRLLDDSTGSIRDVLRPGKELVAAGYTMYGASANLVLTTGNGVNGFTLDDSLGEFILTHPNLKLPQFRGIYSVNEGNTMYWSDAAKAYFDSVKNPKDGSKPYSARYIGSMVADVHRTILYGGIFAYPADKKSKKGKLRLLYEGFPMALIIEQAGGVAINDSGDRILDLVPQQIHERSGIWLGSEGEVLKAKSFLVPEK; encoded by the coding sequence ATGGCCTCTGCTACTTCCACTCATGCAAACGCTGATGTTGAGACGGATATTGTCACCTTGACAAGATTCATCCTTCAATCTCAAGCTGCCGCTGCAAACGCTAGTGGTGATTTCACATTATTATTGAACTCGCTTCAGTTTGCATTCAAATTTATTGCTCACAATATCCGTCGTGCAACTTTAGTTAACCTCATTGGTCTGTCGGGTACTGCTAATTCTACTGGTGATGATCAGAAAAAACTTGATGTCattggtgatgatatttttatCAATGCCATGAAGGCCTCAGGAAAAGTTAAGGTACTTGTGTCGGAAGAACAGGATGATTTAATTGTATTtaatggtggtggtagatATGCGGTTGTATGCGACCCTATTGATGGGTCATCTAACCTGGATGCTGGAGTCTCTGTGGGTACGATTTTTGGAGTTTACCGCTTGTTAGATGATTCAACTGGTTCCATTCGGGATGTTTTAAGACCTGGAAAGGAGttggttgctgctggttaTACCATGTATGGTGCTTCAGCCAATCTTGTCCTTACCACGGGTAACGGTGTGAATGGGTTCACATTGGATGACTCGCTGGGTGAATTTATATTGACCCATCCTAACCTGAAACTTCCTCAGTTCAGAGGTATCTATTCCGTTAATGAAGGTAACACAATGTACTGGTCAGATGCTGCTAAGGCCTATTTTGATTCAGTTAAGAATCCCAAAGATGGCTCCAAGCCGTATTCTGCTAGATATATCGGTTCCATGGTTGCTGATGTTCATCGTACCATTCTTTATGGTGGCATTTTTGCTTATCCTGCAGACAAGAAATCTAAAAAGGGCaagcttcgtcttctttaCGAGGGCTTCCCAATGGCTCTTATTATTGAGCAAGCTGGCGGTGTAGCTATTAATGATAGCGGTGATCgtattcttgatcttgttcCTCAACAAATTCACGAGCGTAGTGGTATATGGCTTGGCTCCGAAGGTGAAGTTCTTAAAGCCAAATCATTCCTGGTTCCTGAAAAATAG